The nucleotide sequence TGATGGCTTCAATGGCTGCCTGTTTGATGTGCTCGGGGGTGTCGAAGTCCGGCTCGCCTGCACCCAGGCCGATGATGTCCTGGCCCGCTGCGCGGAGTTCGGCGGCCTTGTTGGTGACTGCGAGGGTGGGAGAGGGCTTGATAGCCTGTACTCGGCTGGAAAGTTGAAGGTCCAAACTTGAGCTCCTTAAAGCTGCGTCCTATTGGGCTGCGATCGGCCGGGGGGGCCATTGCTGGCTGATTTTCGCCCAGCCGTCGATCGCACTGATGGTATCATGAAGCCAGCGTAACGCTAAATTTCTCGATGGTATAAGTCCGCCCGGGGCGGGCACCGCGCAAATCCGGAGGTTATCCGCCAGTTATGGCAACACAAGAAACCAGTACCGCCCAGAACTCAGCGTTTCGAGTCGACTCTCCCTACCAGCCGGCCGGTGACCAGCCCAAGGCAATCGAGGGACTGGTGGATGGTATCCAGTCCGGCCTGGCGCACCAGACGCTGCTCGGGGTGACCGGTTCGGGGAAAACCTTCACCGTCGCCAATGTGATCGAGCAGGTGCAGCGGCCCACCATCATCATGGCCCACAACAAGACCCTGGCGGCCCAGCTGTATGGCGAGTTCCGTGAGTTTTTCCCGGACAACGCGGTGGAGTACTTCGTCTCCTACTACGACTACTACCAGCCGGAAGCTTACGTGCCGTCCTCGGATACGTTTATCGAGAAAGACGCCTCCATCAACGAGCACATCGAGCAGATGCGGCTGTCCGCCACCAAGGCGTTGCTGGAACGGCCGGATGCCATCATCGTGGCCACCGTGTCGTCCATCTACGGTCTGGGTGACCCCCAGTCCTACCTGAAGATGATGCTGCACCTGGACCGGGGCGATCAGATTGACCAGCGCTTCATCCTGCGTCGGCTGGCCGAGCTGCAGTACACCCGCAATGACGTGGAATTCCACCGGGCCAATTACCGGGTCCGGGGCGATGTCATCGATGTGTTCCCGGCGGAATCGGAGAAGGAGGCCATCCGGATCGAGCTGTTCGATGATGAGGTGGAGAATCTCAGCTATTTCGATCCGCTCACCGGCGAGGTCTTGCGTCGGGTGCCCCGGGTGACCATCTACCCGAAATCCCACTACGTCACTCCGCGCCAGACGGTGCTGGATGCGGTAGAGCACATCAAGGTGGAGCTGGATGAACGCCTGCAGCAGCTGCGGGACAACAACCGGCTGGTGGAAGCCCAGCGCCTGGAAGAGCGCACCCGGTATGACATTGAGATGATGCTGGAGCTCGGTTATTGCAACGGCATCGAGAACTACTCCCGGTACCTGTCCGGGCGCCGGCCGGGGGAGGCGCCGCCAACCCTGTTCGATTACCTGCCGCCCAACGCCTTGCTGGTGGTGGACGAATCCCACGTGACCATTCCCCAGATCGGTGCCATGTACAAGGGTGACCGGTCACGTAAGGAAACCCTGGTGGAGTATGGGTTCCGGCTGCCCTCGGCGCTGGATAACCGCCCGATGCGGTTCGAGGAATGGGAGCGTATTGCACCCCAGATGATTTTTGTCTCGGCGACGCCGGGTAACTATGAGGCCGAACACGCCGGCCAAGTGGTGGAGCAGGTGGTCCGTCCCACCGGCCTGCTGGATCCGGAAATCGAGGTTCGGCGGGCCTCCACCCAGGTGGATGACCTGCTGTCAGAAATCCACGCCCGGGTGAAGGTACAGGAGCGGGTTCTGGTGACCACGCTGACCAAGCGCATGGCAGAGGATCTGACTGACTTCCTGATGGAACACGACATCAAGGTCCGATACCTGCACTCGGATATCGACACCGTGGAGCGGGTTGAGATCATCCGGGACCTGCGCCGGGGCGAGTTTGATGTGCTGGTGGGGATCAACCTGCTGCGGGAAGGTCTGGATATGCCGGAAGTCTCCCTGGTGGCGATTCTGGATGCCGACAAGGAAGGCTTTCTGCGCAGTGAACGGTCCCTGATCCAGACCATCGGCCGGGCTGCCCGTAACGTGCACGGCAAGGCGATTCTCTACGGTGACAAGATCACCGGCTCCATGCAGCGGGCCATCGATGAGACCCAGCGGCGCAGGGAGAAACAGACCGCTTTCAACGAAGAGCATGGCATCACGCCGACCGGTCTGAACAAGAAGATCGCCGACATCATGGAGGGTGCGGCCGGTGGCGGCGGCCGTGGCCGTCGTAAGGCTGAGCGTCCGGGTCAGAAGGCGGCCGAGGAAGCCGAGCAGTATCGGGCGAAGGCCGGCAACCGGTCACCGGAGGAAGTGCTCAAGGAGGTGGCGCGTCTCGAGGACGAAATGTACAAGGCAGCCTCGGACCTGGATTTCGAGACCGCCGCGCGCCTGCGGGACGAGATTTCCGAACTCAAGGAGGCGGCCCTGCGGACCGGCTGATTAGCCGGTTCGTTTCGGCCCGACAATGACTGCGGCCTGCAGCGGCTGGTTGCGGCCGTAGCTGGACATTCGGGTGAAGACCCGTTTGTCCACCGGCAGGTACTGTTTGTCGGCAACGGTTTCGCCCGCCTGCACATCGATTTCCGGATCGTGCAGGTAAACGAACTCCTCGTCGATGGCACAAACCGTGACCCAGTGTGGCACCCGGCTGCGGTTCAGTTGCCAGGTGCTGATCAGGATGACCGGAATGCGTCCCTCGTGAAGGGCGCTCTCCATGCCCTCGAGGGTCAGCGGGTCATGGTGAAGCTGTATGCCGGTGGCGCCGATATCGTGCAAGAAACCCTCGTGTACCAGCTCCAGCACCCGTTTCTTGTCTTCATTGCGCACGGTGTCCTTGAACAGGGCGCCTTCCTGGCTGATCCAGGCGCTGGCTTCAAAGCCCCGGTTCCAGCTGGCGAGGGCCAGGCCGTGGGGGCCACAGCCGCCGTGGCCGGCGAGCATGAAAATGGTGGTGGCCTCGCGCCAGATTTTCAGCTCTTCGAGGGTGGTGAGCGGCTGCTGCTCATCCAGCGCGGCCATGGCCATGATCAGCGCGGCTGGCCCGCAGGTAAATTCCGTCGTCTGTGGGTAATAGGGGACCGGTGGAAATTCCCGGGTGGGCTCGTAATAGAGAATCCGCCGCTCGAACCGCAGGGCATCACCGTGATCTTCGTAATAATCGCGGTAGGTGCCGAACTGTCGGTAGCCCAGGCGTTTGTATAGATTGATGGCGCCAGGATTATCCTCGCGCACTTCCAGTCGCATGATGATGCGGTCGGCCTCCGCTGCTTCCTTTTCGGCCTCCCGGATCAGCATTTCACCAACACCCCGGCCCCGGGTCTCGGGAGCGACCGCAATGGAGTAAATCCGCGCCAGGCGGGTGGCGGCATTCATCAGCACCAGGCAATAGCCGATCAGCTCGCCGTCTTGCTCGGCCACAATCAGACGGTCCCGGGGCATCTCCAGGAAGCGACGGAAACTCCGCCGGGAAAGCCGGTCGTCACTGAAACAGCGATGCTCCAGCTGTACCAGGTTGTCCAGGTCGGTACTGACGGCTTGGCGAAGTGTTACATCAGGCATGGTTTTGCTGGCCCTGGTCGGTGGGAAGGGCAGGCTCGCGGGCTTCCCTCTCGCGGCTATTATGGTAGAGAGTGGCTGGTACGCAAGCCCCGTCGACATGCGTAAAAGCACGCACGCCAAGGTGATTGTGCAACGTCGGGGCCGGGCGTATTGTTGCGCAAATCCAGGCGGCTGAACCTTCAGGGAGGAATGCCACAGATGTCCCGTTTGCTCATTGTTGTTGATCGCGCCAAAGACTGGGCACCGTATTACCCCAGCGAAGATGTGCTGACCTTCGACCAGTATCTGCAGTACTCCTCGTCATCCACCGGACGGGTGCGGGTCATCAACCTGTGCCAGAGCGCAAAATACCTGAGCAAGGGCTATTACTGTTCACTCCTGGCCGAGGCCCGCGGCCACCACGTCGTGCCTTCGGTGATGACGCTCAACGATCTCAGCCGCAAGGGCCTGTTCTCGCTGGAGTTGGAAGAACTCGACCCCAGCGTACTCAACTGGCTGGATGCCGCCGGTTCCGAAATTGAATCTGCGAGCCAGGAAAAGGACGCAACCCCTGAGGTGCGGATCCGCACCTACTTTGGCCAGGCCGAGCACCCGGATCTGAAGCCGGTTGCCCGGGCCCTGTTCGAGAGCTTTCCGTGTCCCATCCTGGAAGTCGTCTTCAAACGCCGCAAGAAATGGCAGATTGCCTCCATGCGGCCTGCGGCGCCGGCCGATTTGTCCGAACAGGAACAGGATCTTTTTGCGGCCGCGCTGGACCGTTTCAGTACCATGGTCTGGCGAAAGCCACGGACCCGCCGGCGCTATCGCTTCGATCTGGCGATGCTGGTGAATCCGGAGGAGGAGATGCCGCCGAGCGATGAGGCAGCCCTCAAGCGTTTCGAGAAAGCGGGCCGGAAACTCGGTATCAGTGTGGAACGGATCACCCGGCGGGACTACATGCGGTTGCCGGAATACGATGGCCTGTTCATCCGCGAGACCACGGCCATTGACCACCACACCTACCGTTTTGCCCGCAAGGCCGAAGCCGAGGGCATGGTGGTGATTGATGACCCGGTCTCCATCCTGCGCTGCACCAACAAGGTATTCCTGGCGGACTTGCTGCGAAACAACAAGGTGCCGACACCGAAAACCCTGATCCTGTCCCGGGACCAGAAAGATGCGGTGGAGCATGTGGTCAGTACGCTCGGTTTTCCGGTGGTTATCAAGATCCCGGACGGGGCATTCTCCCGTGGGGTGACCAAGGCGCGGGATGAGAAGGAATTGCGGGCAGGGCTCCGGGAACTGTTCCGGCAGTCAGCCCTGGTGCTGGCCCAGGAATACCTGTATACGGACTACGACTGGCGGATAGGCGTGCTGGGTGGGCGTGCGATCTATGCCTGCAAATACATGATGGTCAAGGGTCACTGGCAGATCTACCAGCATGGAGAGTCCAAGGTGGAGAGCGGTGATTTCGAGACGCTGCCCACCTATGAGGTGCCCAGGGCCGTGATCCAGGCCGCCTTGAACGCTACGCGGTTGATTGGTGATGGTCTGTACGGGGTCGACATCAAACAGTCTGGCAACCGGGTGGCCATCATCGAGGTGAATGACAACCCCAGTGTCGATTCCGGCGTCGAGGACAAGTTCCTCGGTGGTGAGCTCTATACCCTGATCATGCAGGAATTCCTGTCCCGCATGGAGGCCAAGAGGCGGGGCTGAGCGGGCAGGGCGGCTGTTACGGCTCGCCCAGCCAGATCCTCACGCTGCCGAACCATGGGTAGTGCTCAAGGGCCTGGCGGACCAGCTCGCTGGTGATGTCGCCGGACTTGTCCGGAGCATCGAAGAAAAGTTCCAGGTGTACCTTGTTTTTAAGGTAGTGGAGTCGGAGCCTGCTGTGGGTCGGGAGTTCCCCAATGGTTTCATATAGCACCTGGCGAATTTCCTTCCTGGAAGGCAGGCGCTCTGAGGTCGGCGCTTGCTCCTCGTCGTTCTCTGCGTCGATATGGAAATTGATATCGCGGATGTTGTCGAGTTCCTGTCGCATGCCCGACACCACCTGCATGCCGATCTGGTGGCCCTCTGAGACGCTGATATCCGGCCGCACTACCAGGTGAACATCCAGCAGGATGTCGTGCCCCATGCGGCGGCTGCGCAGTTCATGGACATTGCGCACGCCGTCGGTTTCGCGGGCGATGGCCTTCAGCTTTTGCGTATCCTCCTGGGAAAGCCCGGTGTCCACCAGTTCCTTGACGCTATCCCAGGTGAATTTCCAGCCGATGTGGATGATGATCAGCGCGATGACCACCGCAGCCAGCACATCCAGCCACTCCCAGCCCATCATGGCACCCACGGTGGAGAGAAGTACCACAACCGACGAGAAGGCATCGGTGCGACTGTGCCAGGCGTTGGCAATGATCAGGTCCGACCGAATCGCCAGGCCTACGCGGCGGGTATAGTGATAAATCCACTCCTTGCCAGCAACGGACAGTCCGGCTGCCACCAGGACCGGCCAGCCCGGCACGTCGCTGATTCCACCGGCAAAGAGCCGCAACAGGTTTTCCCACGCCAGGGCCGCGCCCACGGCTATGAGAATACTGCCCAGCAGCAAAGTGCCAAAGGTTTCGATGCGCTGGTGGCCGTAGGGGTGATTCTCATCCGGTTCCTGCCGGGATACGCGCATAACCGCCAGTACAACGAAGTCAGAAGCAACATCGGTAAAGGAGTGGATGCCGTCAACAAACAGGGCCTGGGAGTTGAAAAGTGTACCACCGATGACTTTTATGACACCGAGGACGGCATCAAGAATCATTCCGATTATGGTGACCCTCGAGGCCGCCTTCATTTCCTTGTTCAGGGCATCCTGGGTACTGGACGTTGTGGAAACGGGGTCTTGCATTCGGAATGGCTCCGGCGGTTGAGTGTCCCGGAAAGTATAACGTTAAACCCCGTTCCTGTGGGGACGGGCGTTACACGCCTGATCGAGCGATTTATGCACATGGTTGCAATTCGGTGACGATGTAAAGAACCTTGACTATGTGTAGCCATGGGAGCTTATAGAATTATAAGTTATTGAAAAACATAATAAAATAAACTGGTTAAAAAATGATCAATTTGTAGGCTGGCGCAGTTATCAAGGGGTCTGAAAGTTTGCCCCGTGATTTTCAACAGGGTTATCCACAGATTCCGTGGAAAAGCTCACGAGATGTTAATGAGACAAGCAGTTACGAGCGATTGCTCAGGCAGACGGGATGCTGTGGAAAACTTCCGGTATACTCCCGCCCAATGACATTCAGGGAGTTATCTGATGTACGGCGTTATCCGCAACCTGTTATTCCGCTTTCCACCCGAGCAGGCCCACAATTTGGCGCTGGGCAGCCTTGATGTTGCCCAAAAACTGGGCTTGTTGAGCGCTTTTTCGCCAAAAATAGATGCATTGCCGGTCAATGTTATGGGGCTGGATTTCCCCAATCCCGTGGGACTGGCGGCGGGCCTGGACAAGAATGCCGATCATCTGGACGCCCTCGGCGCCCTGGGTTTTGGATTCATCGAGGTGGGCACGGTCACACCGCGGGCGCAACCGGGTAACCCCAAGCCCCGTATGTTTCGCCTCCCCGAGCACCAGGCGATCATCAACCGCATGGGTTTCAACAATGAGGGTCTGGAACACCTGCTCGACCGGGTGGATCACAGGCATTACCGGGGCATTCTCGGGATCAATGTCGGCAAGAACAAAGACACTCCGAACGAGGAGTCGGAGTCAGACTACCGCAAGGGCATCGCGGCAGTTTACTCCCGGGCTGACTACATCACGGTGAATGTGTCTTCTCCGAACACTCCGGGGCTGCGCGACCTGCAGTTCGGTGACTCCCTGAAAGGTCTGCTGGAGGCGATCAAGGACGAGCAGCGCCGGTGTGAGCAAGAAACCGGAAAGTACGTTCCCATTGCGGTAAAGATTGCGCCGGACATGGACGACACCGGCATCCGGTTTGTGGCCAATGCGCTGCTGGACACTGGCCTTGACGGCGTTATCGCCACCAACACCACCATCAGCCGTGATGCCGTGGCCGGCCACCGCCACGCAGATGAGGCGGGCGGCCTCAGTGGTGACCCGGTCCGTGAGGCCTCCCTGAGAGTTATTAAGGGGCTGTATGCAGAACTCGGGGAACGTTTGCCCATTATCGGCGTGGGTGGCATTACCGACGGCGAGAGTGCCGCAGAGAAGGTGAGGGCGGGTGCAAAACTGGTGCAGATCTACACGGGCTTCATCTATAAGGGGCCGGCGTTGATCAAAGAGGCGGTGGACGCCATTCGGCAGGAAACATCGGGAAGCTGAAAAAAGATGGGCCCGCTTAGCGGGCCCGTGCGGGGAATAAACCCCGTTGCGCTTCTTCGCATGGTACGGGGCGGGAGGCCCCGTTTGGGTTGCTCTTGGTACTGCGTCAAGTTGTGTAGAAAAAGATCAGATCAAGATTCGGGGTTGCTGGTGAATGTCCGTCACGCTGATGTGACATTGGCAAGTTTGTGAATACCGGAGACGCCGGTCATGCCCTCCCAGTTATCTGTGCGACCTTCGCGCCACCCGTTCAGCCATTCCTGTCGCACTTCCGGTTGTTCGATCGGGCAGCTGTCTTTCGGCTTTCCGGACACTCCGGCGAGATAACCCCTTTTATATGCACGGGCGTACATGTCTCTTTTCTGTCTTTTCATGCCGTTCCTCACTAATGGATTAACAGAACAAGCGTGTACACATCTGCAGTGGTCGTGGCGATCCGGGTTTCCCTCCGGGACAACCCCCTATTGCCAGCTTTGACCAGAGCAGTCAGGATCCTGTTAACGGAGGCTTTTCAGACCTCCGGAACGACGCGTCAAGTACAAGGTAGAACGAACCTTGAGCGCGTGTACACTAATTATTTCATCTATGTGACCGTTTTCTTATAGTTTTATGAACTAAAAATGACGCAGCAAAATTGGAATTACTGCGAAAAACGGAAACTTACCCGGATTGTTATTTTGCCCAGGAGCTCGCTTTGTCTAAATGTGTCTTTTTCGTAACCTGCCCGAAAGGTGTTGAGTACCTGCTGGGGGATGAGCTTCGGACCTTCGGCCTGGAGACGGTCCGTAACGCGCCGGCCGGGGTGTGGGTTGAAGGCGAGCTGCAGGCGGGATACCGGGCCTGCCTGTGGTCGCGCCTGGCCAACCGTGTGATCCTCAACATCGCCGAGGTGGATGCGGGTAACGGGGACGCCATGTACGAAGGCGTGCTCGGTGTGGACTGGACACAGCACATTCCTGAGAAGGGCAGCTTCCGGGTAACTTTTCTCGGCCAGAACCAGGCGATCCGCAACACCCAGTTCGGCGCCCAGCGGGTGAAGGACGGCATTGTCGATGGTTTCCGCGCCAAGGGCGCGGCCCGGCCGGCGGTGGATGCCAAGAATCCCGACGTTACGATTTCTGCCCGCCTCAATCGCAACCGGCTTTCCATTGGCGTGGATCTCAGCGGTCACAGCCTGCACATGCGCGGCTACCGTACCGACAAGGGCATAGCTCCGCTGAAGGAGAACCTGGCAGCAGCGCTGCTGATGCGGTCCGGCTGGCCGGAGATTGCCGGGCAGGGCGGTGATTTTGTGGACCCCATGTGCGGCTCCGGGACGCTGCTGATTGAAGCTGCGATGATGGCCCTGGATATCGCTCCCGGGCGCCGGCAGGAGCGATTCGGTTTCGAGAAGTGGCCGGGTCATCAGCCTGAGGTCTGGCTTGCGCTCCGGCAGGAAGCGGAACGCCGGGCCCATGAGGGCAAGCAGGGCAGGCTCCCCAGATTTTCCGGATTTGACCAGGATTCCCGGGTCATCGCCACAGCCTGGAAGAACATCGAGCGCGCGGGCCTTGACGGTGTGGTGCATGTGGAAGCCCGGCCGGTGCAGGAATTCAGTCTGGAAGGGCAGTGGTCGGAGCGTGGCCTGGTGCTGACCAACCCTCCGTACGGCGAGCGCCTGAGCGAACGCAAGGAACTGGCTGGATTGTATCAGGCTCTCGGTGATGCCATGAAACAGGCTGTCCCTGGTTGGCGTCTTGGCGTTTTTACCGGTGCGCCGGAGTTCGGCAAGTCCGTAGGACTGCGCAGCTTCAAGCAGTACAAACTGTTCAATGGCAAGCTCCCGGCCCAGCTGCTGCTGTTTGAGGTGGCCGAGGAGAACACCATGACCCCCAGGGAGCCGGACGTTCCCGGGGAGATCCGTCCGCGCATCGCCAACGAAGAGCGCGCGGCAATGCTGCGCAATCGCCTGAAAAAGAACATGAAAACCATCGGCCAGTGGGCCCGGAAACAGGGTATCGGTTGCTACCGGCTGTACGATGCCGATATGCCGGAATATGCCCTGGCGATCGATGTCTATGAGGGGCGGGTGCATGTCCAGGAGTATGCTGCACCCAAGTCTGTGGACGAGCGGGCCGCCCAGGAGAGGCTGGCCGAAGCCCTGGCAGTGATTCCGGACGTGCTCGGGATCGAGCGCTCGGACCTCGTGTGCAAACAGCGACAGCGTCAGGCCGGTACCCAGCAATACGAGAAGCAGGCGGCCAGCGGCGAGTTCTTCACCGTGCATGAACATGGTTGTCTGTTGCGGGTGAACCTCAAGGACTACCTGGACACCGGCCTGTTCCTCGATCATCGCCCGGTGCGGCACTGGATCCAGCAGAATGCCCGGGGCAAGCGCTTCCTCAACCTGTTCTGTTACACCGGTGCAGCCTCGGTTCATGCGGTAGTGGGTGGCGCCAGCCGTTCCCTGAGCCTGGATATGTCGAAGACCTACGTGAACTGGGCCCGGGAAAACCTGGCGCTTAACGATGCCGATCCGAAAAAACATATGGTGGAACAGGCAGACTGCCTGGCCTGGCTGGCGGAGAAGCCGGCGGCGGACCAGCGTTTTGACCTGATCTTCATGGACCCGCCGACGTTCTCCAATTCCGCCCGTATGGCCGGAGTGCTGGATGTCCAGCGGGATCACGCCACACTGGTCCGCCAGGCGATGGCACGGCTGACCTCGGACGGCTTGCTGATCTTTTCTAACAACTTCCGCCGGTTCCGGCTTGATGAGGCGCTGGAGGAGGAGTTTGCGGTGGAGGAAGTCTCACGCAGCACCCTGGACAAGGATTTCCAGCGCAACCCGAGGATTCACCGCTGCTGGCACATCCGGCACAAAATCTGAAAAACGACCCCGATACTAGAATTCGTATCTCAGGCCGCCCGAGAACTGGAAGCTGTTCACTTCACTGCCGGTGTCTTCGAACAGCTTTCCACCCTCGAACACCAGGAAGGTGTCGTCCATCACCTCGATATCGAAGCCGGCCAGCCAGCTGGTGCTGAAGCCGCTGTCCGGGAACTCCTCGCCAAAGCTGCGATAGAAAACGTTGCGGTCGGCATCCGGGTTCTCGAGAGTGGCCTCGCCGTGAATGTAGGAAAACCCGAACTGGCCATAGATATTGGCGTACTCGCCGAGGGGGTAGTGCATCCCGATGTACCAGCTGGCGAAATAATCCACTGCCAGGGTGAAGTCGCTGTCCGGGACTTCGGCATCCTTGTAGCCGCCCCCGGCGCGTAACTCCGCGTGGAACAGGTCGGTGATGTGCCCGCCCACCACCAGGGTAGCGGCGCTGCCCCAGGCACGCTCAGCGGCGGGTCCGATGGTGCGGTGGTTGATGGCGGTAGCCAGCAGGCCAATGTAGTGCTTGTCTGCCCTCGGGGTGGTTTCCTGGGCGAGCGCCTGTTGCGGGGCCAGAAGGGCGCAGAGGAAAAACGGTGCCAGGGCGGATCTAAGGGTGGTGGGTACAACCTTTGTCATTGTTATCGGGCTTCCTGACGGGTGAGCGGTTGGCCCGATTCTGCCTTGTGTAACGGTTTGTTACGTCGACTCGTGTCACAGTTCCCTGTGCCCAGTGTGGAGAGGGGAGGTCTAAAAAGGGGTCAGAAGAAGGCTTTCTTCAGACCCCGGCCTCAACTCCGGGGTCGGATGAACACTTTCATCTGACCCCATCTTCATGACGATATCTCCCGGGCCTCAGTCTTCGTCCAGGTAGCCCTCTTCCCGCGCCAGCAGCAGCAACGCATACACCCCATTCTCCGGCAACTGCGGCTCCAGCCCCTCCTCGATCATCAGCTGATGGCGACGATCCTCCAGGCTTTCAATATCCAGGCCGGTGATCAGATCGCTGATCGGCGCAATCTCGAAAGGCGCCTCGTGGCCGACGGCACTGAAGATCAGGTCCACCAGGATCTCGTCCGGATCCAGGCCGTCGACGTATACGGTCTGGTCGGGAAGGTCTTCGTGCAGCTCCCGGACCAGCTCGATGAGCGGAACTCCCTGTTCCATGAGGTAGCGGATATCAGTGTCTCCAGGGTCGCCATCGTCAGGTAGCCAGCTCTCATCCGGGGCGATGACCACGGCTTTCATCTGCCCGTCACCGAGGGACCAGGCGATCGCCGTCGGGAACAGGACATCGTCGGTCTGGCAGTATTCGATATCGAGAAATCTGGGTAGGGACAAGGTCGTCTCCGCTCCGCCGCATGGGTGGATATAAGGAATGTCACTATGGCCTGTAGGAGCTGTTATCGCTTCATGCCATACTGTTACAACGCAATTATCAATCAATCAGGGACATCATGGAACACGTTGAATTTAACAAAGATTTGATTGAATTTTTGAACCGCTCACCGACTCCGTGGCATGCGGTGTCGACCATGAAAAGCCGGCTGGATGCGGCCGGATTCGAGCAGCTGGACGAGCGCGATGACTGGTCACTGGATCGTAACCGGGGATATTACGTCATTCGCAATGGGTCCTCCATTGTGGCCTTCCGAACCGGCAAGAAAGATGTCTCCAGTAGCGGTATCCGCATGGTGGGTGCCCACACGGACAGCCCCTGCCTGAAGGTCAAACCCAACCCGGAGCTGCGCCGCAAGGGCTACTTCCAGCTTGGTGTCGAGGTTTACGGGGGCGTGTTGCTGAACCCGTGGTTTGACCGGGACCTGTCCCTGGCCGGTCGCGTCACCCTGCTGGACGAAGCGGGCGAGGTGCAGGATGTCCTGGTGGATTTCCGCAAGCCGGTCGCGTTCATCCCGAGCCTGGCGATCCACCTCGACCGGGAAGCCAACAGCAACCGGTCGATCAACGCTCAGACCGATCTACCGCCGGTGCTCATGCAGGTGCCGGAGGACGACACCACCAGTTTCGCGGATTTGCTGAGCCAGCAGGTGGGTGCGGAAAGTGGTATCAAGGCCCGCAAGATCCTGGGTTACGAGCTGAGCTTTTACGATGCCCAGCAGGCGGAATTCGTCGGGCTGCGCAATGAGTTTGTCGCTTCCGCCCGGATGGACAATCTGCTGAGCTGCTACATCGGCCTGCAGTCCCTGATCCACACCTCCGGTGACGAGGCTGCGCTGCTGGTCTGCAACGATCACGAGGAAGTGGGCAGCATGTCCGCCGAGGGCGCGCAGGGGCCATTCCTGACCGCGGTCCTGGATCGCTGGTGCGGCGCCGGCAAGGCCCGGGCCATTGCTCATTCCATGATGATCTCCGCGGACAACGCCCACGGGGTGCATCCGAA is from Marinobacter szutsaonensis and encodes:
- the uvrB gene encoding excinuclease ABC subunit UvrB, whose protein sequence is MATQETSTAQNSAFRVDSPYQPAGDQPKAIEGLVDGIQSGLAHQTLLGVTGSGKTFTVANVIEQVQRPTIIMAHNKTLAAQLYGEFREFFPDNAVEYFVSYYDYYQPEAYVPSSDTFIEKDASINEHIEQMRLSATKALLERPDAIIVATVSSIYGLGDPQSYLKMMLHLDRGDQIDQRFILRRLAELQYTRNDVEFHRANYRVRGDVIDVFPAESEKEAIRIELFDDEVENLSYFDPLTGEVLRRVPRVTIYPKSHYVTPRQTVLDAVEHIKVELDERLQQLRDNNRLVEAQRLEERTRYDIEMMLELGYCNGIENYSRYLSGRRPGEAPPTLFDYLPPNALLVVDESHVTIPQIGAMYKGDRSRKETLVEYGFRLPSALDNRPMRFEEWERIAPQMIFVSATPGNYEAEHAGQVVEQVVRPTGLLDPEIEVRRASTQVDDLLSEIHARVKVQERVLVTTLTKRMAEDLTDFLMEHDIKVRYLHSDIDTVERVEIIRDLRRGEFDVLVGINLLREGLDMPEVSLVAILDADKEGFLRSERSLIQTIGRAARNVHGKAILYGDKITGSMQRAIDETQRRREKQTAFNEEHGITPTGLNKKIADIMEGAAGGGGRGRRKAERPGQKAAEEAEQYRAKAGNRSPEEVLKEVARLEDEMYKAASDLDFETAARLRDEISELKEAALRTG
- the rimI gene encoding ribosomal protein S18-alanine N-acetyltransferase, yielding MPDVTLRQAVSTDLDNLVQLEHRCFSDDRLSRRSFRRFLEMPRDRLIVAEQDGELIGYCLVLMNAATRLARIYSIAVAPETRGRGVGEMLIREAEKEAAEADRIIMRLEVREDNPGAINLYKRLGYRQFGTYRDYYEDHGDALRFERRILYYEPTREFPPVPYYPQTTEFTCGPAALIMAMAALDEQQPLTTLEELKIWREATTIFMLAGHGGCGPHGLALASWNRGFEASAWISQEGALFKDTVRNEDKKRVLELVHEGFLHDIGATGIQLHHDPLTLEGMESALHEGRIPVILISTWQLNRSRVPHWVTVCAIDEEFVYLHDPEIDVQAGETVADKQYLPVDKRVFTRMSSYGRNQPLQAAVIVGPKRTG
- a CDS encoding RimK family protein, with translation MSRLLIVVDRAKDWAPYYPSEDVLTFDQYLQYSSSSTGRVRVINLCQSAKYLSKGYYCSLLAEARGHHVVPSVMTLNDLSRKGLFSLELEELDPSVLNWLDAAGSEIESASQEKDATPEVRIRTYFGQAEHPDLKPVARALFESFPCPILEVVFKRRKKWQIASMRPAAPADLSEQEQDLFAAALDRFSTMVWRKPRTRRRYRFDLAMLVNPEEEMPPSDEAALKRFEKAGRKLGISVERITRRDYMRLPEYDGLFIRETTAIDHHTYRFARKAEAEGMVVIDDPVSILRCTNKVFLADLLRNNKVPTPKTLILSRDQKDAVEHVVSTLGFPVVIKIPDGAFSRGVTKARDEKELRAGLRELFRQSALVLAQEYLYTDYDWRIGVLGGRAIYACKYMMVKGHWQIYQHGESKVESGDFETLPTYEVPRAVIQAALNATRLIGDGLYGVDIKQSGNRVAIIEVNDNPSVDSGVEDKFLGGELYTLIMQEFLSRMEAKRRG
- a CDS encoding cation diffusion facilitator family transporter — encoded protein: MQDPVSTTSSTQDALNKEMKAASRVTIIGMILDAVLGVIKVIGGTLFNSQALFVDGIHSFTDVASDFVVLAVMRVSRQEPDENHPYGHQRIETFGTLLLGSILIAVGAALAWENLLRLFAGGISDVPGWPVLVAAGLSVAGKEWIYHYTRRVGLAIRSDLIIANAWHSRTDAFSSVVVLLSTVGAMMGWEWLDVLAAVVIALIIIHIGWKFTWDSVKELVDTGLSQEDTQKLKAIARETDGVRNVHELRSRRMGHDILLDVHLVVRPDISVSEGHQIGMQVVSGMRQELDNIRDINFHIDAENDEEQAPTSERLPSRKEIRQVLYETIGELPTHSRLRLHYLKNKVHLELFFDAPDKSGDITSELVRQALEHYPWFGSVRIWLGEP
- a CDS encoding quinone-dependent dihydroorotate dehydrogenase; amino-acid sequence: MYGVIRNLLFRFPPEQAHNLALGSLDVAQKLGLLSAFSPKIDALPVNVMGLDFPNPVGLAAGLDKNADHLDALGALGFGFIEVGTVTPRAQPGNPKPRMFRLPEHQAIINRMGFNNEGLEHLLDRVDHRHYRGILGINVGKNKDTPNEESESDYRKGIAAVYSRADYITVNVSSPNTPGLRDLQFGDSLKGLLEAIKDEQRRCEQETGKYVPIAVKIAPDMDDTGIRFVANALLDTGLDGVIATNTTISRDAVAGHRHADEAGGLSGDPVREASLRVIKGLYAELGERLPIIGVGGITDGESAAEKVRAGAKLVQIYTGFIYKGPALIKEAVDAIRQETSGS
- the rmf gene encoding ribosome modulation factor, with the protein product MKRQKRDMYARAYKRGYLAGVSGKPKDSCPIEQPEVRQEWLNGWREGRTDNWEGMTGVSGIHKLANVTSA